Proteins encoded within one genomic window of Theobroma cacao cultivar B97-61/B2 chromosome 7, Criollo_cocoa_genome_V2, whole genome shotgun sequence:
- the LOC18593195 gene encoding glycine-rich protein, producing MMSSKTFLLQILALLAAVTVVLLISLEVAAGRLAATTTDINNAELATRTTEAEVDDAILYGRSCKFECCELPGRACYRRCCNYTGEAVDVETSGDPHN from the exons ATGATGAGTTCCAAGACTTTCCTCCTCCAAATACTTGCTCTTTTAGCTGCTGTAACTGTTGTTCTTCTCATCTCTTTGGAGGTGGCAGCTGGACGCCTTGCTGCAACTACCACAGATATCAATAACG CTGAGCTGGCTACTCGAACAACTGAGGCTGAGGTAGACGATGCCATCCTCTACGGCAGAAGCTGCAAATTTGAGTGCTGTGAATTACCTGGACGAGCTTGCTATAGGAGGTGCTGCAATTACACTGGTGAGGCGGTGGATGTTGAAACTAGTGGCGATCCTCACAACTAA
- the LOC18593199 gene encoding receptor-like protein 12 isoform X3, which produces MGNIGFLLPLMVFAVVLCNSVATLSTESPNTTTDQLALLALKAHVTHDPQNLLATNWTSATSVCNWIGVTCGSDHQRVTALDLFNMSLLGTIPPHLGNLSFLSQLNFGFNHFHGSLPMELANLSSLKHINFGYNNFHGKIPSWFDSFTQLQSLFLYDNNFSGVIPSSLGSLSNLEKLMLSNNDLKGHIPITIGNLHSLKWLYLDNNQLSGQLPSALFKCQELEILSLSQNALEGSVPQEIGNLTRLNELYLDENNFTGEIPITIGSLSVLRYLYMGYNSLTGQLPLTLFKCQELKDLWLSDNALEGNVPQEIGNLTKLTVSLELDGNNLTGEIPSTIRSLPFLQHLDLSFNNLIGRLPALPSSLQGLIISRNNLIGEIPSSVCNMSSLRYYLTLSKNNFHGIIPECLGNLSNSIEFVDLSMNSFHGKIPRNFHKNCLLRRFFINQNQLEGSLPRSLVNCSELEVLDVRNNNLKDTFPNWLGILDLQVLILRGNKFFGHLNDFEGRFSFSHLRIIDLSHNDFNGHLPSKFFENLRAIKSGSENKGGLKYMRSDIWDHYYESFVITTKGLEMHFMRILNTLMVIDFSNNRFKGQIPEALGVLHSLIVLNLSHNSLTGPIPSVLGNLSALESLDLSLNKLEGKIPIQLVNLIFLEVLNLSWNNFMGLIPQGKQFDTFTNDSYIGNLGLCGLPLSKECSNGQNLEPQPTKSDEDGDAVNWKFSILMGYGCGLVCGLSMGYIVFTTGKPRWLVRIIWRGQQKYVIRGKIRRSGGRK; this is translated from the exons ATGGGAAACATTGGCTTCCTCCTCCCCCTTATGGTATTTGCGGTAGTGTTGTGCAACTCTGTGGCGACTTTGTCAACGGAGTCACCCAACACCACCACTGACCAATTGGCTCTTCTTGCACTAAAAGCTCATGTCACTCATGACCCTCAAAACCTGCTGGCGACCAACTGGACTAGTGCTACATCTGTTTGTAACTGGATTGGTGTCACTTGCGGATCTGATCACCAAAGAGTCACCGCTCTTGATCTTTTTAACATGAGTCTTCTGGGCACCATCCCACCTCACTTGGGAAAtctatcttttctttctcagCTTAACTTTGGATTTAATCATTTTCATGGCTCACTGCCCATGGAGTTGGCTAATTTGTCTTCACTGAAACATATAAACTTTGGTTACAACAACTTCCATGGGAAAATCCCATCATGGTTTGATTCCTTCACTCAACTTCAGAGCTTGTTTCTATACGATAACAACTTCTCTGGTGTTATCCCATCTTCTTTGGGCTCTTTGTCAAACCTTGAGAAGCTGATGTTGTCTAACAATGATTTGAAGGGTCATATTCCTATAACAATCGGAAATCTTCACAGCTTGAAATGGTTATATTTGGACAATAATCAGCTTTCAG GTCAACTTCCATCAGCTCTATTCAAGTGTCAAGAGCTAGAGATTTTAAGTTTATCTCAAAATGCCTTGGAGGGAAGCGTGCCTCAAGAAATCGGGAATTTGACTAGATTAAACGAGTTGTATCTCGATGAGAATAATTTTACAG GTGAAATTCCAATAACAATTGGAAGCTTATCTGTTCTTCGTTATCTTTATATGGGTTATAACAGCTTGACAG GTCAACTTCCATTAACTCTATTCAAGTGCCAAGAgttaaaagatttatggttATCTGATAATGCCTTGGAGGGAAATGTGCCCCAAGAAATCGGGAATTTGACTAAATTAACTGTGTCGTTGGAGCTCGATGGTAACAACCTAACAG GTGAAATTCCATCAACAATCAGAAGCTTGCCTTTTCTTCAGCATCTTGATTTGAGCTTTAACAACTTAATAG GTCGACTTCCAGCTCTACCATCTTCATTGCAAGGCTTAATCATTTCACgaaataatttaattggagAAATCCCTTCATCAGTTTGCAATATGAGTTCACTACGATATTATCTCACCTTGTCAAAGAATAATTTTCATGGAATTATTCCAGAATGTTTAGGAAACTTAAGTAACTCTATTGAATTCGTAGATCTAAGCATGAATAGTTTTCATGGTAAAATACCtagaaattttcataaaaattgtTTGTTAAGAAGGTTTTTCATCAATCAAAACCAGCTAGAAGGGTCATTACCACGCTCTTTGGTTAATTGCTCAGAATTGGAAGTTTTAGATGTAAGGAACAACAACTTAAAAGATACCTTTCCAAATTGGTTAGGAATTTTGGATCTACAAGTTCTTATCTTGCGAGGTAATAAATTCTTTGGTCACCTTAATGACTTTGAAGGTAGATTTTCCTTCTCTCATTTGCGAATCATAGATCTCTCTCACAATGACTTCAATGGCCATTTgccatcaaaattttttgaaaatttgcgTGCTATAAAAAGTGGGAGCGAAAACAAAGGTGGCTTAAAGTACATGAGAAGTGACATATGGGATCATTATTATGAATCTTTTGTAATTACAACAAAGGGGTTGGAAATGCACTTCATGAGAATTTTAAACACTTTGATGGTTATTGACTTTTCCAATAATCGATTTAAGGGACAGATTCCTGAAGCACTTGGAGTACTTCATTCACTTATAGTCCTCAACCTTTCTCACAATAGTTTAACGGGCCCTATCCCATCAGTGTTAGGGAATTTGTCAGCACTTGAATCATTAGATCTCTCGTTGAACAAGCTCGAAGGAAAAATTCCAATACAATTAGTAAATCTTATATTCTTAGAGGTGTTAAACCTTTCTTGGAATAATTTCATGGGACTCATTCCTCAAGGCAAACAATTTGATACTTTCACAAATGATTCCTACATTGGAAACTTGGGTTTATGTGGACTTCCTTTATCAAAGGAATGTAGTAATGGGCAGAATTTGGAACCCCAACCAACAAAGTCTGATGAAGATGGTGATGCTGtgaattggaaattttctATATTGATGGGGTATGGATGTGGGCTGGTTTGTGGATTGAGCATGGGATACATTGTATTCACAACTGGAAAACCACGGTGGCTGGTTAGGATCATTTGGAGAGGTCaacaaaaatatgttattaGAGGGAAAATCCGCAGAAGTGGAGGAAGAAAATAA